The Sulfitobacter sp. SK011 genome has a window encoding:
- the trkA gene encoding Trk system potassium transporter TrkA, translating to MKVIICGAGQVGWQIARHLSGEKNDVTVVDNNADLVRRATDTLDVQGIAGFASYPDVLDRAGARDADMIIAATHSDEVNMVTCQVAHSVFGINRKIARLRSQSYLDAIYSDLYRRDHMPIDVVISPEKEVAAAALQRLAAPAAFDTEVFMDGKAHLLGITISGDCPVINTPLRQLTDLFSTLRAVVVGVRRDGSLFAPEPKDQLFAGDDCYVFSHKDDIPRTMEIFGKKTTKQERVVLVGGGNVGLTVAQHLEAGPTRMRTKVIEKNRACAERAAEALERTIVLNGDGLDAALLAEAGIARADAMLAITDDDKTNMLACVRAKAEGCPYVIALINDPTLVPLMTPLGIDAYINPRATTVSSILRHIRHGRVRAVYSIGDAEAEVIEAEVLSTSPIAGKQVSEIDFPEGVLIGMLRKGDKVMRPVGSTRIDEGDVIALFALAEDVPKVEQLMQVSIDFF from the coding sequence ATGAAAGTGATCATATGCGGCGCGGGACAGGTCGGTTGGCAGATCGCACGCCATCTCAGCGGTGAGAAGAACGATGTCACCGTTGTGGACAACAACGCCGATCTGGTGCGCCGTGCAACCGATACGCTGGACGTGCAGGGCATCGCAGGTTTTGCGAGCTATCCTGACGTGCTTGACCGGGCGGGCGCGCGGGATGCGGATATGATCATCGCCGCGACCCATTCCGACGAGGTCAACATGGTGACCTGTCAGGTCGCCCATTCGGTCTTTGGAATCAACCGCAAGATCGCGCGCCTGCGCAGCCAATCCTATCTCGATGCAATCTACTCTGATCTTTACCGCCGCGATCACATGCCGATCGACGTGGTGATCAGCCCGGAAAAAGAAGTTGCGGCGGCGGCCCTGCAACGATTGGCCGCCCCCGCGGCCTTCGACACCGAAGTGTTCATGGATGGCAAAGCGCATTTGCTGGGCATCACGATCAGCGGCGATTGCCCGGTGATCAACACGCCCCTGCGCCAGCTGACAGATCTGTTTTCAACCCTGCGCGCGGTGGTGGTTGGCGTGCGCAGGGACGGGTCGCTTTTTGCCCCTGAACCCAAGGACCAGCTTTTTGCCGGCGACGATTGTTATGTCTTTTCCCACAAAGACGACATCCCCCGCACAATGGAGATTTTTGGCAAGAAGACCACCAAACAGGAACGCGTGGTACTGGTCGGTGGCGGCAATGTCGGCCTGACTGTGGCGCAGCATCTTGAGGCGGGACCAACCCGAATGCGGACCAAGGTGATTGAGAAAAACCGCGCCTGTGCCGAACGTGCCGCCGAAGCGTTGGAACGCACCATCGTGCTGAATGGTGATGGTCTGGATGCCGCGCTATTGGCAGAGGCGGGGATCGCGCGCGCTGATGCAATGCTGGCCATAACGGATGACGACAAAACCAACATGCTGGCGTGCGTGCGCGCCAAGGCCGAAGGCTGCCCGTATGTGATTGCGCTGATCAACGACCCGACGTTGGTTCCGCTGATGACGCCGCTTGGCATTGACGCCTATATCAACCCCCGTGCCACCACGGTCAGTTCCATCTTGCGCCACATCCGTCATGGCCGGGTCCGCGCCGTCTATTCCATCGGTGATGCCGAGGCGGAGGTGATTGAGGCCGAAGTTCTGTCAACCTCACCGATTGCGGGCAAACAGGTGTCAGAGATTGATTTTCCAGAAGGCGTCCTGATCGGGATGCTGCGCAAGGGCGACAAGGTGATGCGCCCTGTCGGATCAACCCGGATTGATGAAGGCGATGTTATCGCGCTTTTTGCATTGGCTGAGGATGTGCCGAAGGTTGAACAATTGATGCAAGTTTCCATCGACTTCTTTTAA
- a CDS encoding TrkH family potassium uptake protein, whose protein sequence is MSRQSFIRATTLQLPLFLQLFGLASVSMIVPAVYSLVVRDLEASRAFFYTGLLGVIAFTMIAIAHAGRTPRHGALGPLMSLFAAFVFLPILFAIPFVEALPTTLFLHAYFEMVSAITTTGATMFRDPDRLTDTLHLWRAQVGWMGGLLMWVAASAILAPLHLGGFEVTSQAEPGRRDQTDSNRMAPMNPRHRLARSVQALAPIYVALTLVLWLLLLANGERPLVALCHAMSVLATSGISPIGGVQTSDVGVAGEAVMLLFMLFALSRLTFSKDTVTATQGGLMTDPEFRIGLFIVIGVPLVLFGRHFLGAYDVESMDNLGQAAYAFWGAVFTVMSFLTTTGFVSEHWSEAQSWSGLATPGLILMGLALIGGGVATTAGGVKLLRVFALYQNGSREMERLVHPSSVSGAGASGRRLQSNGAFIAWIFFMLFAISLAAITLLLTLAGTDFEQALVLSVSSLATTGPLTEYAADAPIKLIELSLTAKAVLCGAMVLGRLETLAIIALLTPDLWRA, encoded by the coding sequence GTGAGCCGCCAAAGCTTTATCCGCGCCACGACGCTGCAACTGCCGCTGTTTTTGCAGCTGTTCGGCCTTGCATCGGTGTCGATGATCGTGCCTGCGGTTTACAGTCTGGTTGTGCGTGATCTTGAAGCGTCACGGGCGTTTTTCTATACCGGGTTGCTTGGGGTGATTGCGTTCACCATGATTGCCATTGCCCATGCGGGACGCACTCCCCGGCATGGTGCGTTGGGGCCGCTTATGTCGCTTTTTGCGGCCTTTGTGTTTCTGCCGATCCTCTTTGCCATTCCCTTTGTCGAGGCGCTGCCAACAACTCTGTTTCTGCATGCGTATTTCGAGATGGTGAGCGCCATTACCACGACCGGTGCCACCATGTTTCGCGATCCAGACCGGCTGACGGATACGTTGCATTTGTGGCGCGCACAGGTTGGCTGGATGGGGGGCTTGTTGATGTGGGTCGCGGCCTCGGCGATTTTGGCACCGCTACACCTTGGCGGGTTCGAGGTGACGTCGCAGGCTGAACCGGGCAGGCGCGACCAGACTGACAGCAACCGCATGGCCCCTATGAACCCCAGACACCGTTTGGCCCGCAGCGTGCAGGCATTGGCACCCATCTATGTGGCGCTCACGCTGGTGCTGTGGCTTTTGCTGCTGGCCAATGGCGAACGGCCGCTGGTGGCCCTGTGTCACGCCATGTCGGTTCTGGCGACATCAGGCATTTCGCCGATTGGCGGGGTGCAAACGTCAGATGTCGGCGTTGCGGGCGAGGCGGTGATGCTGTTGTTTATGCTCTTTGCCTTGTCGCGCCTGACCTTTTCCAAAGACACAGTGACCGCGACCCAGGGCGGGCTGATGACCGATCCCGAGTTCCGGATTGGACTTTTCATTGTCATCGGGGTGCCGCTAGTCCTTTTTGGGCGGCATTTTCTGGGGGCCTATGATGTTGAATCCATGGATAATCTGGGGCAGGCGGCCTATGCATTCTGGGGCGCTGTATTTACGGTTATGTCGTTTCTCACGACCACCGGTTTTGTCTCTGAACATTGGAGCGAGGCCCAAAGCTGGTCCGGCCTTGCCACGCCGGGGCTGATCCTGATGGGACTGGCGCTGATCGGTGGCGGTGTGGCCACCACGGCAGGCGGGGTAAAATTGCTGCGCGTCTTTGCGCTGTATCAGAATGGCTCGCGCGAGATGGAGCGGCTTGTCCATCCCAGTTCGGTCAGCGGTGCGGGCGCGTCGGGGCGACGATTGCAAAGCAATGGGGCGTTTATTGCCTGGATATTCTTCATGCTGTTCGCGATCTCTCTTGCGGCCATCACCTTGCTGTTGACTTTGGCGGGCACAGATTTCGAGCAGGCACTGGTTTTATCGGTGTCCAGCCTCGCAACCACCGGGCCATTGACCGAATATGCGGCGGATGCACCCATAAAACTGATCGAACTCAGTCTCACGGCAAAAGCCGTTTTATGTGGCGCGATGGTGCTGGGACGCCTTGAAACACTGGCGATTATTGCGCTTTTGACACCCGACTTGTGGCGCGCCTGA
- the hfq gene encoding RNA chaperone Hfq: protein MASDRQNLQDAFLNHVRKTKVPVTIFLINGVKLQGVITWFDNFCVLLRRDGQSQLVYKHAISTIMPSQPISLYEGEDAN from the coding sequence ATGGCGTCTGACAGACAGAACCTTCAGGATGCATTCCTGAACCACGTGCGCAAGACCAAGGTTCCGGTCACAATTTTTCTGATCAACGGTGTAAAACTGCAAGGTGTCATCACATGGTTTGACAACTTCTGCGTGTTGTTGCGCCGCGATGGTCAGTCACAACTGGTTTATAAGCACGCCATTTCGACGATCATGCCAAGCCAGCCGATCTCGCTTTACGAGGGCGAAGACGCGAATTGA
- the hflX gene encoding GTPase HflX gives MSRPPFQIDDTDGPRVTRAWVLHPEIKSDNDRRAPVPALAEAVALAKALPQLEVVGADVVPLRTVSAGMLFGSGKVKELHDTLEEAEIELVLVDGHVSPVQQRNLEKAWGVKLLDRTGLILEIFSDRAATREGVLQVEMAALNYQRTRLVRAWTHLERQRGGLGFVGGPGETQIESDRRAIDEQLVRLRRQLDKVVKTRALHRAARAKVPYPIVALVGYTNAGKSTLFNRLTGADVMAKDMLFATLDPTMRSLVLPDGPEIILSDTVGFISDLPPELVAAFRATLEEVLAADIVCHVRDISHAETEEQAQDVRDILASLGVPAETRTFEVWNKLDLLPAEAAEAVRARAERDENVLAISAISGEGLDTLQKVIAKALQGAVREAELTLSFADGKKRAWLFAQEVVEDERQTDEGFDLTVRWSAAQEAQFQRL, from the coding sequence TTGAGCCGTCCACCGTTTCAGATTGACGACACGGATGGCCCGCGCGTCACCCGTGCTTGGGTTCTGCATCCAGAGATAAAATCAGACAATGACCGCCGCGCCCCGGTGCCGGCACTGGCCGAAGCCGTGGCATTGGCCAAGGCGCTGCCGCAACTTGAAGTGGTCGGTGCCGACGTTGTGCCGCTGCGCACGGTGAGTGCCGGGATGCTGTTTGGCTCTGGCAAGGTCAAGGAACTGCACGACACGTTGGAAGAGGCCGAGATCGAACTGGTGTTGGTTGATGGCCATGTCAGCCCGGTGCAGCAGCGCAATCTGGAAAAAGCCTGGGGCGTCAAACTGCTTGATCGTACTGGGTTGATCTTGGAAATTTTCAGTGACCGCGCAGCGACCCGCGAAGGGGTGTTGCAGGTCGAAATGGCCGCCCTCAACTATCAGCGCACGCGACTGGTGCGGGCATGGACCCACCTTGAACGCCAGCGCGGCGGATTGGGGTTTGTCGGTGGTCCGGGCGAAACCCAGATTGAATCAGACAGACGCGCCATCGACGAACAATTGGTGCGCTTGCGCCGCCAGTTGGACAAGGTGGTGAAAACCCGCGCATTGCACCGCGCTGCGCGTGCCAAAGTGCCCTATCCGATTGTGGCTCTTGTGGGCTATACAAACGCCGGGAAATCGACGCTGTTCAATCGCTTAACCGGCGCGGACGTCATGGCGAAAGACATGCTCTTTGCCACGCTGGACCCCACGATGCGGTCGCTGGTGCTGCCTGACGGGCCAGAGATTATTCTCAGTGACACAGTTGGATTTATCAGCGATCTGCCGCCCGAACTGGTTGCGGCGTTTCGCGCCACTCTGGAAGAGGTGCTGGCCGCTGATATCGTCTGTCATGTGCGTGATATTTCCCATGCCGAGACCGAAGAACAGGCGCAGGATGTGCGCGACATTCTGGCATCATTGGGCGTTCCCGCCGAAACCCGGACTTTCGAGGTGTGGAACAAACTGGATCTCTTGCCGGCTGAGGCCGCCGAAGCGGTGCGCGCCCGCGCTGAGCGGGACGAAAACGTGCTGGCAATCTCAGCGATCAGCGGCGAAGGACTTGATACGCTGCAAAAGGTGATTGCGAAGGCGTTGCAGGGTGCTGTGCGCGAGGCGGAACTCACCCTGAGCTTTGCCGATGGCAAAAAGCGTGCATGGCTCTTTGCGCAAGAGGTTGTTGAGGATGAACGCCAGACAGATGAGGGTTTTGATCTGACTGTGCGCTGGTCCGCTGCTCAGGAAGCTCAGTTTCAAAGACTGTAG
- a CDS encoding DUF2177 family protein, translating into MTYIILYIATFAIFLGLDYLGLSYLIKPTFEKDIGGLLLDQFRVLPAFVFYAFYIAVLLWFVSLPALDGDKSLMWVLGNAALIGAMAYGTYEFTNLATLKDWTWAMVATDFTWGICLTAVSATGGVWIARAVT; encoded by the coding sequence ATGACGTACATCATCTTATACATCGCAACATTCGCGATCTTTCTGGGTCTCGATTATCTCGGCCTGAGCTATCTCATCAAGCCGACCTTTGAAAAAGATATTGGCGGGTTGTTGCTTGACCAGTTCCGCGTTCTGCCTGCATTTGTGTTCTATGCATTCTACATCGCGGTGCTGTTGTGGTTTGTGTCGCTGCCCGCGCTGGACGGGGACAAGAGCCTCATGTGGGTCTTGGGCAATGCAGCACTGATCGGCGCGATGGCCTATGGGACCTATGAGTTTACCAATCTGGCGACGCTTAAGGACTGGACCTGGGCCATGGTGGCAACTGATTTCACCTGGGGGATTTGCCTGACGGCGGTGTCGGCCACGGGTGGTGTGTGGATCGCGCGGGCCGTGACCTGA
- a CDS encoding pseudouridine synthase, which translates to MNRVILFNKPYGVLSQFTDKGTAGTARPTLSAYIEEPGFYPAGRLDKDSEGLLVLTDNGALQARIAHPKYKRPKTYLVQVEGTPDAAALDDLRRGVVLKDGKTAPAVVTQIDPPAGLWDRDPPVRFRKSVPDAWLQITIREGRNRQVRRMTAHVGLPTLRLIRSQIGDWHLNDLRPGAWRWSSETGA; encoded by the coding sequence ATGAACCGGGTTATCCTATTCAACAAACCTTACGGTGTGCTGTCGCAGTTCACTGACAAGGGCACAGCTGGCACAGCGCGGCCCACCTTGTCGGCTTATATTGAGGAACCGGGGTTCTATCCCGCAGGACGGCTCGACAAAGACAGCGAGGGATTGCTGGTGCTGACGGATAATGGCGCGCTGCAGGCCCGCATCGCCCACCCCAAATACAAGCGCCCCAAAACCTATCTGGTTCAGGTCGAAGGGACGCCAGATGCCGCAGCATTGGATGATCTGCGCAGGGGCGTGGTGCTCAAAGACGGCAAGACAGCCCCGGCAGTGGTCACTCAAATTGATCCGCCGGCCGGGCTTTGGGACCGCGATCCACCAGTCAGGTTTCGCAAGTCCGTGCCAGATGCCTGGTTGCAGATTACCATTCGCGAGGGGCGCAACAGGCAGGTGCGCCGCATGACCGCGCATGTCGGGCTGCCCACCCTGCGGTTGATCCGCAGCCAGATCGGCGATTGGCACCTGAATGATCTGCGCCCCGGCGCGTGGCGCTGGTCGTCTGAAACAGGTGCTTGA
- a CDS encoding penicillin acylase family protein — translation MALIFRWLVRLAALLIVLTVVVTGLVYWLASRSLPDYNDEVAVYGLTAPVEIVRDNANVPHIFGAVDRDVYYGLGFAHAQDRMWQMIMLRRTAQGRLSEVFGTATLNTDQLLRRFDIYRAAVRSVEALDPKTRAALEAYATGVNARLDQINSEALGRGAPEMWLFNAPMAPWSPADSVAIVKLMGLQLSGHLEAEVIRARTSLALPDQKRLVDILPDAPGTGVAALPEYAALAPGVKRFADNIPLDAHPLSPFKHLAFSGASNAWAAAPSRSASGGTLLANDPHLGFTAPSIWYLARLELSSGGVIGATIPGMPVVLTGRSADLGWGLTSANVDDQDVYIEEINPYNPEEYRTPDGFKKFVTRSSIITVKDADPVTVTLRWTDNGPVLPGSHYNLSSITPPGHVTSVNWTVLSENDTSLSAAMALMEAKTIEDGIAASAGYVAPAQNLMLADRDRIAMKTIGALPRRDAGHQSKGRMPSPGWIASNRWDGIMPFTANPEFVAPSGGILGNTNNKTVDRPFPNHVSYLWGDTQRVQRWQRLMQNRQVHTRDSFIEAQLDTVSFTARSLLPLIGAELWFTGEAAADGTAERQRQRALSLLAGWSGEMNEHLPEPLIYAAWIRALQDRLIQDELGPLADEFDHVEPLFIERVYRDVDGAAVWCDVLQSAPVETCSDMARLALDDALLWINETWGSQLESLRWGDAHQATHNHAVLGEVPVLRYFVNILQSTSGGDHTLQRGRTKGTDPDPFQNVHGAGYRGVYDFADPDSSVFVTSTGQSGHFLSRHYDDMAQLWRRGEYIPMSLDEGLARAAAVGVTVLTPAQ, via the coding sequence ATGGCCCTGATCTTTCGTTGGCTTGTGCGTCTAGCGGCCTTGCTGATTGTGCTGACAGTTGTGGTCACGGGGCTGGTCTATTGGCTCGCCTCGCGGTCCCTGCCCGATTACAATGACGAGGTTGCGGTTTATGGGCTGACTGCGCCTGTGGAAATCGTGCGCGACAATGCCAATGTGCCGCATATTTTCGGCGCGGTTGATCGGGACGTGTACTATGGCCTTGGCTTTGCCCATGCACAGGACCGCATGTGGCAAATGATCATGCTGCGGCGCACCGCCCAAGGGCGTCTGAGCGAAGTCTTTGGCACTGCCACATTGAACACCGACCAATTGTTGCGCCGCTTTGATATCTACAGGGCTGCCGTGAGGTCGGTTGAGGCGTTGGATCCGAAGACCCGCGCCGCACTTGAGGCCTATGCCACCGGTGTCAACGCGCGTCTGGATCAGATCAATTCCGAAGCACTGGGTCGCGGTGCCCCTGAAATGTGGTTGTTCAACGCGCCAATGGCCCCGTGGAGCCCTGCGGATTCCGTCGCAATTGTGAAACTCATGGGATTGCAGCTCTCCGGCCATCTGGAGGCCGAAGTGATCCGGGCGCGGACCTCGCTGGCGTTGCCGGATCAAAAGCGTCTGGTCGATATCCTGCCCGATGCCCCGGGAACGGGGGTTGCCGCATTACCGGAATATGCCGCCCTTGCACCGGGGGTCAAACGCTTTGCCGACAACATCCCGCTTGATGCGCATCCACTCTCGCCGTTCAAACATCTGGCGTTTTCCGGGGCGTCAAATGCCTGGGCGGCGGCACCGTCGCGGTCGGCGTCTGGCGGGACACTTCTGGCCAATGACCCGCATCTTGGCTTCACGGCACCGTCGATCTGGTATCTGGCGCGGCTTGAGCTTTCCTCTGGCGGGGTGATTGGGGCGACCATTCCGGGGATGCCGGTGGTCTTGACCGGGCGCAGTGCCGATTTGGGCTGGGGTCTGACTTCCGCCAATGTCGACGATCAAGATGTCTATATCGAAGAGATCAACCCGTACAACCCAGAGGAATACCGCACACCAGACGGGTTCAAAAAGTTTGTGACCCGGTCGTCCATTATCACCGTAAAAGACGCCGATCCGGTGACCGTGACCCTGCGCTGGACCGATAATGGCCCGGTGTTGCCCGGCAGTCATTACAATCTATCCTCCATCACGCCGCCCGGCCATGTCACATCCGTCAACTGGACTGTGCTTAGCGAGAACGACACGTCGCTGTCCGCCGCCATGGCCCTGATGGAGGCAAAAACCATCGAGGATGGCATCGCCGCTTCGGCGGGCTATGTGGCCCCGGCGCAGAACCTGATGCTGGCGGACCGCGATCGCATCGCCATGAAAACCATCGGTGCCTTGCCGCGCCGGGATGCCGGTCATCAAAGCAAGGGACGCATGCCCTCGCCCGGTTGGATCGCATCAAACCGCTGGGACGGCATCATGCCGTTCACCGCCAACCCCGAATTTGTCGCACCCTCGGGTGGTATTCTTGGCAATACCAACAACAAAACCGTGGACCGACCGTTCCCCAACCATGTGTCTTACCTGTGGGGCGACACCCAGCGGGTGCAGCGCTGGCAACGGTTGATGCAGAACCGGCAGGTTCACACCCGAGACAGTTTTATCGAAGCGCAACTTGATACGGTGAGTTTTACCGCACGGTCGCTGCTGCCGCTGATCGGTGCCGAGTTGTGGTTCACCGGAGAGGCCGCGGCGGACGGCACTGCCGAACGGCAACGCCAGCGCGCCCTGTCTTTGCTGGCCGGATGGTCGGGCGAAATGAACGAACACCTGCCGGAACCTTTGATCTATGCCGCATGGATACGGGCCTTGCAGGACCGGCTGATCCAGGACGAACTGGGGCCGCTTGCGGATGAGTTTGACCATGTTGAGCCATTGTTTATCGAGCGGGTCTATCGTGACGTTGACGGTGCTGCGGTCTGGTGTGACGTGCTGCAATCAGCCCCGGTGGAGACCTGCTCGGACATGGCGCGTCTGGCGTTGGATGATGCACTTTTGTGGATCAATGAGACATGGGGATCACAACTTGAATCCCTGCGCTGGGGGGACGCGCATCAGGCAACACACAATCACGCTGTGCTGGGTGAGGTGCCGGTGCTGCGGTATTTTGTGAACATCCTGCAATCGACATCAGGCGGCGACCACACCCTGCAGCGCGGGCGGACCAAGGGCACTGACCCTGATCCTTTCCAGAACGTGCACGGTGCGGGCTATCGCGGGGTTTATGATTTTGCCGATCCGGATTCGTCGGTCTTTGTCACCTCCACCGGGCAGTCGGGGCATTTTCTGTCGCGTCACTATGACGACATGGCCCAGCTGTGGCGGCGCGGGGAATACATCCCCATGTCGCTGGACGAAGGGCTTGCGCGGGCGGCGGCGGTTGGCGTGACTGTGCTCACGCCTGCGCAATAA
- a CDS encoding NAD(P)-dependent oxidoreductase, with the protein MAKLAFLGLGVMGGPMAGHLQKAGHDVTVYNRTAEKAHAWAKSYGGTAASTPREAAKDADFVLACVGNDDDLRSVCLGDEGAFAGMTKGAVFVDHTTVSAAVTRELYEAADAVQISFVDAPISGGQAGAENAQLSIMCGGDQGAFDRAQPVMDVYSKICRRIGDSGAGQMTKMCNQIAIAGVVQGLSEALHFAEKAGLDGRAVVEVISQGAAGSWQMANRYETMLDDKFDHGFAVDWMRKDLGICLDTADETGASLPITALVDQFYKDVQKLGGARWDTSSLIKRLRAMG; encoded by the coding sequence ATGGCAAAGCTCGCATTTTTGGGACTTGGGGTAATGGGCGGTCCAATGGCCGGGCATCTGCAAAAGGCGGGCCATGATGTGACCGTCTATAACCGCACCGCCGAAAAGGCGCATGCATGGGCCAAGTCATATGGTGGCACCGCCGCGTCAACACCACGCGAGGCCGCAAAGGATGCTGATTTTGTCCTGGCATGTGTCGGCAATGACGATGATTTGCGCTCGGTCTGTCTGGGCGATGAGGGCGCGTTTGCGGGCATGACCAAAGGCGCGGTATTTGTCGATCACACCACTGTTTCAGCCGCCGTGACCCGCGAACTTTACGAGGCTGCGGATGCAGTACAGATCAGTTTTGTCGACGCACCCATATCCGGCGGTCAGGCCGGCGCGGAAAATGCGCAATTGTCGATCATGTGTGGCGGCGATCAGGGGGCGTTTGACCGCGCACAGCCGGTGATGGACGTCTATTCAAAGATTTGCCGGCGCATTGGCGACAGCGGCGCGGGCCAAATGACCAAGATGTGCAATCAGATCGCCATCGCGGGCGTGGTGCAGGGCTTGTCCGAAGCGCTGCATTTTGCCGAGAAGGCGGGCCTTGATGGCCGTGCAGTGGTTGAAGTGATCAGCCAGGGGGCCGCCGGCTCGTGGCAAATGGCCAACCGCTATGAGACGATGCTGGACGACAAGTTTGACCACGGTTTCGCTGTGGATTGGATGCGCAAAGACCTCGGCATCTGTCTGGATACCGCCGATGAAACCGGTGCCAGCCTGCCCATCACCGCGCTGGTCGATCAATTCTACAAGGATGTGCAAAAACTGGGTGGTGCACGCTGGGACACGTCCAGCCTGATCAAACGGTTGCGGGCAATGGGGTAG